One genomic window of Gemmatimonadales bacterium includes the following:
- a CDS encoding HEAT repeat domain-containing protein — MKEPVMYLICTTALVAALLPVGLAAQRPAPRPAAPRAPVVAQTPRANPTPIAPEPHVWSIAPHAAWDAYHDVIVDLDFDLRAMTFDMDLDGLAPLAPSTPLTPFTPLAPMAPLPPMTSYSTDSWPAWAPNGFAALPGLSRQSGPDDSLYRRARETLNRGEYRQAAEQLRTLTQRYPNSRHVSSALYWQAFALYRAGSDAELRQAVEVLDEQQKRFTNRRDDDDVNALMTRVVATLATRGDSRAATRVRERAAQGGPSCDQEDLSVRTEALGALVQSDPSSATTLLQRVLARRDECSAPLRRRAVYLIGRDGIGGGVSELTEIAKNDPDVSVRRDAIARLAQLPGGNPVPLLEQLLASTDESGQRAIVQSLRNIEGAETNRALRRIIEREDLATSVRVDAIRSLSRCCGQTRVQAARQGAVSASGRTFTIGSNSSGSTLTDADVAFLRAVYDRSNEREIKTAVLEAVAGSSSGSADQWVMSIVRNNNEDIRYRRSALLRLRRSDVAIEELSKLYDTLDERELRSSMVSILGTREEPAATDKLIEIAKSGTDPVIRRLAINVLAKKNDPRTTRLLLELVER; from the coding sequence ATGAAGGAACCTGTCATGTACTTGATTTGTACTACCGCGCTCGTGGCCGCCCTGCTGCCGGTTGGCCTTGCTGCGCAACGTCCCGCGCCACGCCCGGCTGCTCCGCGGGCGCCCGTTGTCGCCCAGACGCCTCGAGCGAATCCAACGCCGATCGCTCCGGAACCCCATGTCTGGAGCATCGCTCCGCATGCAGCATGGGACGCGTATCACGATGTGATCGTCGATCTCGACTTCGATCTCAGAGCCATGACGTTCGACATGGACCTCGACGGACTGGCACCACTCGCGCCATCGACGCCCTTGACGCCGTTCACGCCGCTGGCCCCGATGGCTCCGCTGCCTCCGATGACGAGCTACTCGACCGACTCCTGGCCGGCCTGGGCCCCCAACGGCTTCGCCGCACTGCCCGGGCTCAGCCGGCAGAGCGGCCCTGACGACTCGCTCTATCGGCGCGCCCGCGAGACCCTCAATCGTGGCGAGTACCGCCAGGCTGCCGAACAGCTGCGCACTCTGACTCAGCGGTACCCCAACTCGCGCCATGTCTCGTCGGCGCTCTACTGGCAGGCGTTTGCGCTCTATCGAGCGGGCTCGGACGCCGAACTGCGCCAGGCCGTCGAGGTCCTCGATGAACAGCAGAAACGATTCACCAACCGGCGAGACGACGATGACGTCAACGCCCTGATGACTCGGGTCGTCGCGACGCTGGCTACCCGAGGCGACTCCCGCGCCGCAACCCGGGTGCGCGAGCGCGCAGCCCAGGGCGGACCGTCCTGCGATCAGGAAGACCTGTCGGTCCGCACGGAGGCACTTGGTGCGCTGGTGCAGTCAGACCCCAGCTCCGCAACGACACTGCTGCAGCGCGTCCTGGCCAGGCGCGACGAGTGTTCGGCGCCGCTCCGCCGCCGTGCGGTCTATCTGATCGGACGTGACGGCATCGGCGGTGGAGTCTCCGAGCTCACCGAGATCGCCAAGAACGATCCTGATGTCTCGGTACGGCGCGATGCCATTGCCAGGCTGGCACAGCTGCCGGGCGGCAACCCGGTTCCACTCCTCGAACAGTTGCTCGCGAGCACGGATGAGTCGGGTCAGCGCGCCATCGTCCAGTCGCTCCGCAATATCGAAGGGGCCGAGACCAATCGGGCCCTGCGGCGCATCATCGAGCGCGAGGACCTCGCCACCTCGGTTCGGGTCGACGCCATCCGCAGCCTGAGTCGCTGCTGCGGCCAGACTCGGGTTCAGGCCGCACGGCAGGGCGCCGTGTCCGCCTCTGGCCGAACCTTCACGATCGGTTCGAATTCCTCGGGATCGACGCTGACGGACGCCGACGTGGCCTTCCTGCGCGCCGTCTACGATCGGAGCAACGAACGCGAGATCAAGACGGCAGTACTCGAAGCAGTGGCCGGATCGAGCAGTGGATCGGCCGACCAGTGGGTCATGAGCATCGTTCGCAACAACAACGAGGACATCCGATACCGCCGCTCGGCCCTGCTGCGACTGCGACGCTCCGATGTTGCGATCGAGGAGCTGAGCAAGCTCTACGACACGCTCGACGAGCGTGAGCTCCGATCCAGCATGGTCAGCATTCTCGGCACCCGAGAGGAGCCTGCGGCGACGGACAAGCTGATCGAGATCGCCAAGAGCGGCACCGATCCGGTGATCCGGCGGCTGGCCATCAACGTCCTGGCCAAGAAGAACGATCCCCGCACCACCCGACTCCTGCTCGAACTGGTGGAACGATGA
- a CDS encoding sigma-70 family RNA polymerase sigma factor has protein sequence MDHNPEAGLITRVLGGDRLAARELYDTHARRVYRVIYRLVGDDVLAEEFTQDTFVKVFRGLAGFRGNSQLGTWIHSVAVTTTMNGLRTLRRRSTREFALDTAADLPAPNRTVEPDLKDRLNAAIDALPEKFRVPVVLHDIEGFTHAEIARMLGVPEGTCKTRLMHGRAKLRQVLAPFKGVGGTEAAV, from the coding sequence ATGGACCACAATCCGGAGGCGGGCCTGATAACCCGGGTCCTCGGCGGCGATCGTCTGGCCGCGAGGGAGCTCTATGACACCCATGCCCGGCGAGTGTACCGAGTGATTTACCGACTGGTGGGAGACGACGTGCTGGCCGAAGAGTTCACCCAGGACACCTTCGTGAAGGTCTTTCGCGGGCTGGCGGGATTCCGCGGAAACTCCCAACTGGGCACCTGGATCCACAGCGTCGCCGTAACGACCACCATGAACGGGCTCCGGACCCTGCGCCGCCGCTCCACCCGGGAGTTCGCGCTGGACACCGCGGCCGACCTGCCGGCCCCGAACCGGACGGTCGAGCCCGATTTGAAGGACCGGCTGAACGCGGCCATCGATGCGCTGCCGGAAAAGTTCCGGGTGCCGGTCGTGCTGCACGACATCGAAGGTTTTACCCACGCTGAGATTGCCCGCATGCTCGGCGTACCGGAAGGGACCTGCAAGACACGGCTGATGCACGGCCGAGCCAAGCTCAGGCAGGTTCTGGCACCATTCAAAGGCGTTGGCGGGACGGAGGCAGCCGTATGA
- a CDS encoding methylated-DNA--[protein]-cysteine S-methyltransferase, whose product MVTRRKPTNRRISSTAQSEPATNNRSSYARIYAAVRRIPRGAVMNYGAVAELAGLPGRARQVGYAMHALPAGTTVPWHRVVNAQGAISRRAHPGSELTQQVLLEREGIRFNSFGRIDLETYAYRPGARVSRKGRRGAA is encoded by the coding sequence ATGGTCACTCGCCGCAAGCCCACCAACCGACGGATTTCGAGTACGGCCCAATCCGAGCCGGCGACGAACAACCGATCCAGCTACGCCAGGATCTATGCAGCCGTCCGGCGAATCCCTCGAGGGGCAGTGATGAACTATGGCGCGGTGGCCGAACTGGCCGGCTTGCCCGGCCGGGCCCGCCAGGTTGGCTATGCCATGCACGCCCTGCCAGCCGGGACGACGGTGCCCTGGCATAGGGTCGTCAATGCGCAGGGAGCCATCAGCCGACGGGCACACCCGGGAAGCGAGCTGACTCAGCAGGTCCTGCTCGAACGCGAGGGCATTCGGTTCAACAGTTTCGGTCGGATCGACCTCGAGACCTATGCCTACCGCCCCGGAGCCCGAGTGTCACGGAAGGGGCGCCGCGGAGCCGCCTAG
- a CDS encoding GlsB/YeaQ/YmgE family stress response membrane protein — MGLLWTILIGFIVGTVAKLLVSGKEPGGFIITTLLGIGGSVVGGWLFGVLGMNPNVGFIGSVIGAVVILVVYRWLKKPQ; from the coding sequence ATGGGACTGCTCTGGACCATCCTGATCGGCTTCATCGTCGGTACTGTGGCCAAGCTGCTGGTATCCGGGAAGGAGCCGGGTGGCTTCATCATTACCACCCTGCTCGGCATCGGCGGGTCCGTCGTTGGCGGATGGCTCTTTGGCGTACTCGGCATGAACCCGAACGTCGGCTTCATCGGGTCCGTGATCGGCGCCGTGGTAATCCTGGTGGTCTACCGCTGGCTCAAGAAGCCGCAGTAG
- a CDS encoding type II toxin-antitoxin system prevent-host-death family antitoxin, giving the protein MKRSYSLYEAKARLSSLVRMAREGQHVIITVHGEPAVELRPVEPPAPDLAGRLAQLEERGLITRQPVTSGSLEPVVRRPGALARFLDDRD; this is encoded by the coding sequence ATGAAACGAAGCTACTCCCTCTATGAGGCCAAGGCCCGACTCTCCTCGCTGGTCCGGATGGCACGTGAGGGGCAGCACGTCATCATTACCGTCCACGGAGAGCCGGCCGTCGAACTCCGGCCCGTCGAACCGCCGGCCCCGGACCTGGCTGGCCGACTCGCGCAGCTCGAGGAGCGCGGCCTGATCACACGCCAGCCCGTCACCAGCGGTTCACTCGAGCCTGTGGTTCGGCGGCCCGGGGCCCTGGCTCGCTTCCTCGACGACCGCGACTAG
- a CDS encoding DUF4112 domain-containing protein translates to MAIDEPKGVSAGPAEDRAVERLRVLVRLMDEAVAIPGTGIRIGLDGLIGLVPGIGDAAGAVVSAYLVLASIRLGVGAPVAARMLLNIGVDAVVGLIPLLGDLFDIGWKANRRNLKLLEQWRLAPHRTRRRSALLLGAVTAGLLGTVIGVIWAAVAVFQGVVRWLGGSAAPLP, encoded by the coding sequence ATGGCGATCGATGAGCCCAAGGGGGTATCGGCGGGACCGGCCGAGGATCGCGCTGTGGAGCGCCTCCGGGTCCTGGTTCGCCTCATGGACGAGGCCGTCGCCATCCCGGGCACGGGCATTCGGATTGGTCTCGATGGGCTGATCGGCCTGGTGCCGGGTATCGGGGATGCCGCCGGGGCCGTTGTCAGCGCTTACCTGGTGCTGGCCTCGATCCGACTGGGGGTCGGGGCGCCGGTTGCCGCGCGGATGCTTCTCAATATTGGGGTCGACGCCGTGGTCGGGCTGATTCCCCTGCTCGGCGACCTGTTCGACATCGGCTGGAAGGCCAACCGGCGCAATCTCAAGTTGCTCGAGCAATGGCGGCTGGCGCCGCACAGAACCCGGCGGCGGAGTGCGCTCCTGCTTGGTGCGGTGACCGCTGGCCTGCTCGGAACCGTGATCGGCGTGATCTGGGCTGCCGTTGCCGTTTTCCAGGGCGTTGTTCGCTGGCTAGGCGGCTCCGCGGCGCCCCTTCCGTGA
- a CDS encoding amidohydrolase family protein gives MFRSTESRWLPSVLRLVVWVGVVGGLALPVRAQQPERFDVLIRNGRLLDGTGNPWYLADVAVRDGRIVAVGSLRGATATRVVDAAGRYVAPGFIDVHSHAAGGLARPELSGARQLLAQGVTTVVVNPDGGGPTDLVMQRAELSRHGLGVNVALLVPHNTLRGEVVGQDARDATPAEMDRMKAVVRAGMDAGAFGLSSGPYYAPSSFAKTEEFVELAKVVAEYGGVYTSHIRDERDRLIEAVDELIQVAEEAKLIGIVTHIKSAIPAFGLSEAASRRIESARDRGVQIFADQYPYEATSTSLAANVLPRWVVEGGRERMLARLRNPDTLARIREAAAAGVARLGGADKMQFSRVAFDPSIEGLTLAQAATKHGKPAEVVVTDLIERGSPQLVYFVMDEDDIANFMRRPWVMTSSDGGLVAPGEGRPHPRGNGTFPRKIHRYVKERRVIDLPTAIRSMTSLPATVMHLTDRGVIRPGAIADVVVFDLDRIRDRATYLDPHQLAEGMETILVAGKLALDSGRWTDGKFGEVLSMTRR, from the coding sequence ATGTTCCGATCAACCGAGTCTCGTTGGTTGCCGTCTGTGCTGCGACTCGTCGTCTGGGTAGGCGTGGTGGGGGGTCTTGCCTTGCCGGTGCGTGCGCAGCAGCCTGAGCGGTTCGACGTTCTGATTCGCAACGGTCGGTTGCTCGACGGGACCGGGAATCCGTGGTATCTCGCCGACGTGGCTGTTCGCGACGGTCGTATCGTTGCTGTGGGGTCGCTGCGGGGCGCGACGGCGACCCGCGTGGTCGATGCTGCTGGCCGGTACGTCGCCCCGGGGTTTATCGATGTCCATTCGCACGCGGCGGGCGGCCTGGCGCGCCCCGAGTTGAGTGGCGCGCGCCAGTTGCTGGCTCAGGGTGTGACAACGGTCGTGGTCAACCCCGACGGCGGCGGGCCGACCGACCTCGTGATGCAACGCGCGGAGCTGTCTCGACACGGCCTCGGTGTCAACGTCGCGCTCCTGGTGCCGCACAATACGCTCCGTGGCGAGGTGGTCGGGCAGGATGCCCGCGATGCGACCCCGGCAGAGATGGATCGGATGAAGGCGGTCGTCCGGGCCGGGATGGACGCGGGTGCGTTCGGGCTGTCGAGTGGGCCCTACTATGCGCCCTCAAGCTTTGCCAAGACGGAAGAGTTCGTCGAGCTGGCCAAGGTGGTTGCAGAGTACGGCGGTGTCTATACCAGCCACATTCGCGATGAGCGTGACAGGCTGATCGAGGCTGTCGACGAACTGATCCAGGTCGCTGAGGAGGCTAAGCTGATCGGGATCGTGACCCACATCAAGTCGGCAATCCCGGCGTTCGGTCTGTCCGAAGCGGCCAGCCGGCGAATCGAAAGCGCGCGAGACCGAGGCGTCCAGATCTTTGCCGATCAGTACCCGTACGAAGCTACCAGCACGAGTCTGGCGGCCAACGTGCTGCCGCGCTGGGTGGTCGAGGGCGGCCGAGAGCGGATGTTGGCCCGGCTGCGGAACCCCGATACGCTGGCTCGGATCCGGGAGGCTGCGGCTGCCGGGGTTGCGCGCCTTGGCGGTGCGGACAAGATGCAGTTCAGTCGTGTCGCCTTCGATCCGAGCATCGAGGGCCTCACCCTCGCTCAGGCTGCGACCAAGCATGGCAAGCCAGCTGAGGTCGTCGTGACTGACTTGATCGAGCGAGGCAGTCCGCAACTGGTCTACTTCGTGATGGACGAGGACGACATCGCCAATTTCATGCGTCGGCCCTGGGTCATGACCTCGTCCGATGGGGGTCTGGTCGCCCCCGGGGAGGGCCGGCCCCACCCGCGCGGCAACGGCACCTTTCCTCGCAAGATCCATCGGTACGTCAAGGAGCGTCGCGTCATCGATCTGCCGACGGCTATCCGCAGCATGACGTCGCTGCCGGCCACGGTCATGCACCTCACGGATCGTGGTGTGATTCGTCCGGGGGCGATTGCCGATGTCGTGGTTTTCGATCTCGATCGGATTCGCGACCGGGCTACCTACCTCGATCCGCACCAACTGGCCGAGGGAATGGAGACGATTCTGGTGGCGGGGAAGCTCGCGCTCGACAGTGGCCGCTGGACCGACGGGAAGTTCGGCGAGGTCCTGTCGATGACACGGCGCTGA
- a CDS encoding phosphodiester glycosidase family protein has protein sequence MTQRLSRWALLLFGSAVLAGCIPGQPSILARPQADWADAESVRSDTLAAGLILHTVQLARGPWVVNLLEADRASCWNPVAIKAGGQAVGRAPTSVLLRTLADTLAVPVGGAVNADFFSFDPPGIPVGAHINDGQVISGPSPSRPLVGFDRSGRIWMGVLGTAGFLRADGDSIPLAGWNQRRADGIRLFDSRWGRATDSASRTLELAVDSSGRIITVDTTDAGTPIPAGGSVIAIDGADSSLHAQRARALRVGSTVTWRIALAPLTPVVAVGGLPVLLTDSVITPRLDSIGGANFGPIRHPRTAVAVRHDRQRLLLVTVDGRQPGYSEGMTLVELAGFLRAIGASDAINLDGGGSTTMAVRRADGSVAVVNRPSDRNGERAVANALALVRRCRP, from the coding sequence ATGACGCAGCGGCTCTCACGATGGGCCCTCCTGCTGTTCGGGTCAGCCGTACTGGCCGGCTGCATCCCCGGTCAGCCGTCGATCCTGGCACGACCCCAGGCAGACTGGGCAGATGCCGAAAGTGTACGCAGCGACACCCTCGCGGCCGGGCTGATCCTGCACACGGTCCAGCTTGCCCGCGGGCCCTGGGTCGTCAACCTGCTCGAAGCCGATCGCGCCTCATGCTGGAATCCGGTGGCCATCAAGGCCGGTGGCCAGGCGGTCGGTCGCGCGCCAACCTCAGTCTTGCTGCGCACACTCGCCGACACGCTCGCAGTACCGGTTGGCGGCGCCGTGAACGCTGACTTCTTCAGCTTCGACCCCCCCGGCATCCCGGTCGGTGCCCACATCAACGATGGCCAGGTGATTTCCGGACCGTCGCCGAGCCGGCCGCTGGTTGGATTCGATCGGAGCGGCCGGATTTGGATGGGCGTCCTGGGTACCGCAGGATTCCTGCGAGCGGACGGCGATTCGATTCCGCTTGCCGGATGGAATCAACGGCGGGCGGACGGCATTCGTCTGTTCGACAGCCGCTGGGGGAGGGCAACCGACTCCGCATCGCGGACGCTGGAGCTCGCCGTCGACTCGTCGGGGCGCATTATCACCGTCGATACCACCGATGCCGGCACTCCGATACCGGCCGGCGGAAGTGTGATTGCCATCGACGGCGCGGACAGCTCACTCCATGCGCAGCGTGCCCGAGCGCTCCGAGTCGGCAGCACGGTTACCTGGCGGATTGCCCTGGCGCCCCTGACGCCGGTCGTTGCGGTTGGTGGCCTACCCGTCCTGCTGACCGACAGCGTCATCACACCGCGGCTCGACAGCATCGGAGGCGCCAACTTCGGCCCGATCCGCCACCCGCGCACAGCTGTTGCCGTCCGTCACGACCGCCAGCGGTTGCTGCTCGTGACGGTGGATGGGCGCCAACCCGGCTACAGCGAAGGCATGACCCTGGTTGAACTGGCAGGCTTCCTGAGGGCAATCGGCGCAAGCGATGCCATCAACCTCGACGGTGGCGGGTCGACGACGATGGCCGTTCGCCGCGCGGACGGTTCGGTCGCCGTGGTCAATCGCCCCTCCGACCGCAACGGCGAGCGGGCCGTGGCGAACGCGCTGGCGCTGGTCAGGCGCTGTCGCCCATAG
- a CDS encoding response regulator: MHSSRRIDGEAVGKTWRSSGLVLVIDDEPGIVRYASRLLSTIGFEVRSATDGPTGLQLFKDNESRTRLILLDRTMPGLSGDQLMAEIHRIRPNLPVVISSGYLPPVEIERLRRAGAAGFVAKPYERDELVGAVRGALSETGSR, from the coding sequence GTGCACTCCAGCCGGCGCATCGATGGTGAGGCTGTCGGGAAAACGTGGCGGAGTTCCGGTCTCGTGCTCGTCATCGACGATGAGCCCGGGATCGTTCGCTATGCCTCCCGTCTGCTCTCGACAATCGGCTTTGAGGTTCGCTCCGCAACGGACGGTCCCACGGGCCTGCAGTTGTTCAAGGACAACGAGAGCCGGACACGTCTGATTCTCCTCGACCGCACCATGCCTGGCCTGTCCGGAGATCAGCTGATGGCCGAGATCCACCGGATCAGACCGAACCTTCCTGTCGTGATATCGAGCGGCTATCTCCCGCCGGTCGAGATCGAACGCTTGCGGCGGGCCGGCGCGGCGGGGTTCGTCGCCAAGCCATACGAGCGGGACGAGCTGGTGGGTGCCGTACGTGGCGCCCTGAGCGAGACTGGCAGCCGTTGA
- a CDS encoding M20/M25/M40 family metallo-hydrolase, whose product MRILSAAIILVLAGCGPKADGPGAARPTVPEAALNAISGDQLLADIKILASDSFLGRGPGTLGEDRTVEFLEREFRAIGFEPGNPDGSFIQKVPLVGITPDPASTLVVYRGGEARTLRFRDDVVAWTRHVSDVAVRNSEMVFVGYGVQAPEYNWDDFKDLDAKGKTLVMLVNDPPVPDPNNPSGLDSTVFGGKAMTYYGRWTYKYEQGMRHGADAVILIHETEPAGYPFTVVQGMGGERFNIIGPDNNASRSKIEAWITLEQAKSLLSLAGQDFDQLKARAATREFAPVPLGLTASMNLKSTRRTVESRNVIAKLTGSDPVGRDEYVIYTAHWDHFGVGAAINGDSIYNGAFDNATGTAALLAFARAFKALPTPPRRTVVMLAVTAEEQGLLGSQYYAERPLYPLAQTVANINVDGVNVDGRTSDVTVIGLGASELDDEVQAAAAIQKRTVRPDAEPEKGYYYRSDHFNFAKVGVPALYTDGGVDFVGESPDYGTKARERYIAEDYHKPSDEVKPFWRMDGAVDDLRLLLKIGYWLAESDRFPEWRPGNEFKPARDAQRPPR is encoded by the coding sequence ATGCGAATTCTGAGTGCGGCAATCATTCTGGTGCTCGCGGGCTGCGGCCCCAAGGCGGACGGCCCGGGGGCCGCGCGTCCGACGGTTCCCGAGGCAGCACTGAATGCGATTTCGGGGGATCAGCTCCTTGCCGATATCAAGATTCTGGCGTCCGACTCCTTCCTCGGCCGTGGTCCGGGCACGCTGGGTGAGGATCGAACGGTCGAGTTCCTGGAGCGGGAGTTCCGCGCGATCGGCTTCGAGCCGGGCAATCCGGACGGGAGCTTCATTCAAAAGGTTCCCCTGGTCGGAATCACCCCGGATCCGGCCTCGACCCTGGTGGTGTATCGCGGTGGAGAGGCGCGAACGCTTCGCTTCCGGGACGATGTGGTTGCCTGGACTCGCCACGTTTCGGATGTTGCCGTCCGCAACTCTGAGATGGTGTTCGTCGGCTACGGAGTCCAGGCGCCCGAGTACAACTGGGATGATTTCAAGGATCTCGACGCGAAGGGCAAGACGCTCGTCATGCTGGTCAACGATCCACCGGTTCCCGATCCCAACAATCCGAGCGGACTCGACTCCACGGTCTTCGGCGGCAAGGCCATGACCTACTATGGCCGCTGGACCTACAAGTATGAGCAGGGCATGCGGCACGGCGCCGATGCCGTCATCCTGATCCATGAAACGGAGCCGGCCGGCTATCCGTTTACCGTGGTGCAGGGTATGGGCGGCGAGCGGTTCAATATCATCGGGCCGGACAACAATGCCAGCCGGTCCAAGATCGAGGCGTGGATCACGCTCGAGCAGGCGAAGTCGCTGCTCTCGCTGGCCGGGCAGGACTTCGATCAGCTCAAGGCACGCGCAGCGACTCGGGAGTTTGCCCCGGTGCCGCTCGGTCTGACGGCATCGATGAATCTCAAGTCGACTCGACGCACCGTCGAATCACGCAACGTGATTGCCAAGCTGACCGGCAGCGATCCGGTGGGTCGGGACGAGTATGTCATCTACACGGCGCACTGGGATCATTTCGGTGTCGGAGCGGCCATCAACGGAGATTCGATCTACAACGGCGCCTTCGACAACGCGACCGGAACTGCGGCGCTGCTGGCGTTTGCCCGGGCCTTCAAGGCGCTGCCCACCCCGCCTCGGCGCACGGTGGTGATGCTGGCGGTGACGGCCGAGGAGCAGGGGCTGCTCGGTTCGCAGTACTATGCGGAGCGACCCCTCTATCCGCTGGCCCAGACGGTGGCCAACATCAACGTCGATGGCGTCAATGTCGACGGCCGCACCAGCGACGTGACGGTGATCGGGCTCGGCGCCTCCGAGCTCGACGACGAGGTGCAGGCCGCGGCGGCCATCCAGAAGCGAACCGTGCGTCCGGACGCCGAGCCGGAAAAGGGCTACTACTACCGCTCGGATCACTTCAACTTTGCCAAGGTGGGTGTACCTGCGCTCTACACCGACGGCGGCGTCGATTTCGTGGGTGAGTCACCGGATTATGGGACCAAAGCGCGCGAGCGCTACATTGCCGAGGATTATCACAAGCCGTCGGACGAGGTGAAACCGTTCTGGCGGATGGATGGTGCGGTGGACGACCTGCGCCTGCTGCTGAAGATCGGTTACTGGCTGGCAGAGAGCGATCGCTTCCCCGAGTGGCGACCTGGCAACGAGTTCAAGCCGGCGCGGGATGCGCAGCGGCCGCCGCGCTGA
- a CDS encoding type II toxin-antitoxin system VapC family toxin yields the protein MAFAYVDTSCLIAVAFGERGSTALRRRLAQFDGLFASPLLEAELRAAYRREGVATEPAALEAVSWVVPDRPLSPEIKRVLDTGYVRGADCWHLATALYLVEDPPGLTFLTLDEQQRGVARRLGFEV from the coding sequence ATGGCATTCGCGTACGTCGACACGTCGTGCCTGATTGCCGTCGCGTTCGGCGAGCGCGGCAGCACGGCGCTACGGCGCAGGCTGGCCCAGTTCGACGGTCTGTTTGCGTCCCCCCTCCTCGAAGCCGAGCTGCGCGCCGCATACCGGCGCGAAGGTGTCGCAACAGAACCGGCCGCGCTCGAGGCGGTCTCCTGGGTCGTTCCCGACCGCCCACTGAGCCCGGAAATCAAGCGCGTGCTGGATACCGGCTACGTCCGCGGCGCCGACTGCTGGCACCTCGCGACGGCCCTCTACCTGGTCGAGGATCCTCCCGGTCTGACCTTCCTCACTCTGGACGAGCAGCAGCGCGGCGTCGCCCGACGCCTCGGCTTCGAAGTCTGA
- a CDS encoding HEAT repeat domain-containing protein, with the protein MNASLVAATALLLLTAPGSADAQDLRRRIESGPDGIVTLSYPARPDACGYGLSVLRIGSASGGWVYSNIDGVDGNRCDTGPAIAVINRAGGAVFSIRVGIGPVPAQVRGTDLGTVPAAQAAEYFLGLAERSDGRVGRDALLAAVLADHHDNATGLLRIAGAPTLSRGLRESALSWLGRDVAQDGAGANRALIGALVAMARNENEASSVRARAVTALSRAEGAATAELTALARDESREVARAALSALSRSPDPKARETLRQAARDRSLPEAVRIEAIRGLGGRDGTPAELAFVRGLWTEESLGADTRQRILQLVGEAGGTENTRWLMSVVRDERQTANVRSRAIRAAEQAGVGSDELVKLYDGSADRTIRRAVLDALGRIGDKRAVERIKTIATNDTDPQLRRAAISWIARSGDSDARAALADLVER; encoded by the coding sequence ATGAACGCCTCTCTCGTCGCCGCGACCGCGCTGCTGCTCCTGACCGCTCCTGGCAGCGCCGACGCACAGGACCTGCGCCGCCGGATCGAGTCTGGCCCGGACGGCATCGTTACGCTGAGTTACCCCGCGCGCCCCGATGCCTGCGGCTATGGACTGTCCGTGCTGCGCATCGGCAGCGCCAGCGGCGGATGGGTCTACTCGAACATTGACGGCGTCGACGGCAACCGGTGTGACACCGGACCGGCCATTGCGGTGATCAATCGCGCGGGCGGCGCCGTGTTCTCGATCCGAGTCGGGATCGGCCCGGTACCGGCCCAGGTCCGAGGGACGGACCTGGGTACCGTACCAGCCGCGCAGGCGGCCGAGTACTTCCTTGGCCTGGCAGAGCGAAGCGACGGCCGGGTGGGACGTGACGCCTTGCTGGCCGCGGTGCTCGCCGACCATCACGACAACGCGACGGGTTTGCTGCGGATCGCCGGCGCCCCGACGCTCTCCCGGGGCCTCCGCGAAAGCGCTCTCTCATGGCTGGGCCGAGATGTGGCGCAGGACGGCGCCGGAGCCAACCGTGCGCTGATCGGTGCGCTGGTAGCCATGGCCCGAAACGAGAATGAAGCTTCCTCGGTCCGCGCCAGGGCCGTTACCGCCCTCAGTCGCGCCGAAGGAGCCGCCACCGCCGAGCTCACCGCTCTGGCGCGAGACGAGTCGCGCGAAGTGGCTCGGGCGGCGCTGTCCGCGCTCAGCCGCAGTCCCGACCCGAAAGCGCGCGAAACTCTGCGGCAGGCAGCGCGCGATCGCTCCCTTCCCGAGGCGGTACGCATCGAAGCCATTCGTGGACTGGGCGGCCGAGATGGCACCCCTGCCGAGCTGGCATTTGTTCGCGGATTGTGGACAGAGGAGTCGCTCGGTGCGGATACGCGGCAACGGATCCTGCAGCTGGTCGGCGAAGCCGGCGGTACCGAGAACACGCGCTGGCTGATGAGCGTCGTCCGCGACGAGCGTCAGACCGCCAATGTCCGCAGTCGCGCGATTCGGGCAGCGGAGCAGGCCGGGGTTGGGTCGGATGAGCTGGTCAAGCTGTACGACGGCAGCGCCGACCGGACCATCCGCCGCGCGGTGCTCGATGCCCTGGGCCGGATTGGAGACAAACGGGCCGTCGAGCGGATCAAAACGATCGCGACCAACGACACGGACCCGCAACTCCGCCGGGCGGCAATCAGCTGGATTGCCCGCAGCGGCGATTCCGATGCCCGAGCGGCGCTGGCCGATCTCGTCGAGCGGTAG